In Lycium ferocissimum isolate CSIRO_LF1 chromosome 11, AGI_CSIRO_Lferr_CH_V1, whole genome shotgun sequence, a single genomic region encodes these proteins:
- the LOC132038324 gene encoding G-type lectin S-receptor-like serine/threonine-protein kinase SD2-5 has translation MPTRFSYEELTVMTENFYKKLGEGGFGSVFEGIMTDDTKIAVKLLQSFSNIKKSFLAEVATIGSIQHVNLVRLVGFCAEKSHRLLVYEYMANGPLDRWIFHGKQEQSLTWNVRKKIISDVAKGLAYLHEDCNNKIIHLDIKPQNILVDHNLNAKVSDFGLSKLVGKDESKIVTTMRGTPGYLAPEWLNSVITEKADVYSFGVVILEIICGRKNLDRLQDEDDMHLLSLFKRKAEETQLLEMVDKNSEDMQLNREEAVDMMKIAAWCLQSDYTKRPSMSLVVKVLQGLVAAETDLDYTFPYPPMTTRVAGANQEREAVVGVSLPFPSQLSGPR, from the coding sequence ATGCCTACTAGATTTTCCTATGAGGAACTAACTGTTATGACAGAAAATTTCTATAAGAAACTGGGGGAAGGAGGATTTGGTTCTGTATTTGAAGGAATAATGACCGATGACACCAAAATAGCAGTGAAGCTCCTCCAAAGTTTCAGTAATATAAAGAAATCATTCTTAGCTGAGGTAGCAACAATAGGTAGCATTCAGCATGTCAATCTCGTAAGACTTGTTGGATTTTGTGCTGAGAAATCACATAGACTTCTGGTTTATGAATACATGGCCAATGGCCCTTTAGATAGGTGGATTTTTCACGGAAAGCAGGAACAATCTCTCACATGGAATGTCAGGAAAAAAATCATATCAGACGTCGCTAAGGGACTAGCTTACCTACATGAAGACTGTAACAACAAAATTATCCATTTGGATATTAAACCTCAGAACATTCTTGTTGATCATAATCTCAATGCAAAAGTATCAGATTTCGGGTTATCAAAGCTCGTGGGGAAAGATGAAAGTAAGATAGTTACAACAATGCGAGGAACACCAGGCTATTTAGCACCAGAATGGTTGAACTCGGTCATTACTGAGAAAGCGGATGTTTATAGCTTTGGGGTTGTGATCTTGGAAATCATCTGTGGCCGAAAGAATTTGGATCGTCTTCAAGATGAGGATGATATGCATTTGCTTAGTTTGTTCAAGAGAAAAGCAGAGGAGACACAACTCTTGGAAATGGTGGACAAGAACAGTGAAGATATGCAGCTTAATAGAGAAGAGGCTGTGGATATGATGAAGATTGCGGCATGGTGTTTACAAAGTGATTATACTAAGAGGCCTTCCATGTCATTGGTTGTTAAGGTATTGCAGGGTTTAGTGGCTGCTGAAACCGACTTGGATTACACTTTCCCGTATCCACCAATGACTACAAGAGTTGCCGGAGCTAATCAAGAAAGGGAAGCTGTGGTTGGTGTCAGTTTACCATTTCCATCACAACTGTCAGGACCTAGGTAA